ATAATTCAAAATCTAAATACAAATCTAAAGATAAAATTGAAAAAATAAAAAAAGAAGCGGGTATAGACTACGGTAAGTGGTATAGTGAAAAATTACCATTTGCATTTAACTATAACGACTGGAATAATGATATTAAACAAAGTGCTTATAAATCACATGGTATGCACGTTGCTGGGACTGCTGTAGGTAATCCTAAGGAGAAATTTACAAATGGTGATTACGTAACAGGTATAGCCCCTGAAGCACAGTTAATTTTTATGCGTGTATTCTCAGATACTAAAAATGCTGGAACAGAGTCTTATATTTATACAAAAGCGATAGAAGATGCTATTAAATTAGGCGCAGATACGATAAACCTAAGTTTAGGTTCACCAGCTGGTTCAGTAGTAGAAGTGGGTGATGGTTTAGTTCGTGCAATGGATGTTGCAAAAAAAGCCGGAGTTAATATAGTCGCAGCGGCAGGAAACAATGCATTCTTTGCTAGTGGACAAACAAATCCAAGTGCAGCTAATCCTGATTACGGAACTGTAGGAAGACCATCGGTTTCTGAAGATGCAATTTCTGTAGCGAATATTAGTAATAGTGTTCTTAACAGAGAAATAGCAAATATCGAGCAGCTTAAAGATAATGCTGATTTTGATAATGGAAAAATGCCAATTTTTAGTTATACTAAACAATTTGAGAAAAAAGCATATGATTATGTATATGTTGGAGTTGGTAAAGCTGAAAACTATGCTGACAAAGATTTAACTGGGAAAATTGCCCTTATCCAACGTGGTGGAAATAGCTTTGAAGAAAAAGTTAAACTAGCTAAACAATACGGCGCAGCGGGAGCGGTAATCTACTTCAATGAAGGAGATACTATTTATAATCTAACATTAAATGGTCAGGATAAAGATTTCCCTGTAGTAACAACATACTATAAATTTGGTAATGAACTTTCTACTCATGAAGGGGAATATAAAATAACATTTAATGGAACATGGGATAAACAAGATAATCCTAAGAAAAGTGAATTCGATGAATCTACTGGTTGGGGAATGAGTGTTGATGGATACTTAAAACCTGACGTAACAGCGCCAGGAGGAGATATCTTATCATCTTATAATGATGGAAGATATGGTCTAGATAGTGGAACAAGTATGGCTTCACCACACGTTGCGGGAGCTATAACTCTTGTGAAACAAGTATTATCAGAAAGATTCCCGAACTTAAGTGCAGAAGAAATTCAAGGATTAGCGAAGAGATTAATCATGAGTACAGCAAATCCTCAGGTATATTCTGATGGATACACAACAGCATATAGATCACCACGTCTTCAAGGTGCAGGTTTAATAGATGCGAATAAAGCAGCATATGGAGACCTTTATGTAACTGGAGAAAATAACTATGGAAGTGTTTCTTTAGGAAATGTTGGAGATAAATTTACTTTTAAATTAGTATTACACAATCTATCAGACAAAGCTCAAAACCTACAATATGCAGCTCACCTTACTACAGATAATTATTATGGTGAAGATGCAGGGGCTGACTGGAGTGGAAGACTGACAATGACACCTAAGAAGTTAGTGACAACTGATTGGGCTACAGTAGAAGTTCCAGCGAAAGGTGAAAAAGAAGTTGAAATTACAGTTGATGCTACGAACTTCAAAGAAGAATTGGAAAAAGTATTCACTAATGGATATTATCTAGAAGGATTTGTAACTTTTTATGATGAAGAAAGTGCATTAAAAGCAAGTATTCCATTTGTAGGATTTAAAGGTCAGTTCCAAAATCTACCAGTGTTAGAAAAACCAATCTACTCTATGAAAAATGGAGAAAAACCAACATATGAATATGGTTATACTTCAAATCCTAATAACTGGGATTCATTAACGGAAATGAACTTCACTGGAATGTTAACAACATACAAAGAAGATAAAAAAGATAAGAGAACACTAGCAGGAGCGTATGTAAATCCTGTTACTGGTGAAAGATTCTTTACTGATAAAATTTTCTTCTCACCAAATGGTGATGAAAATTATGATGAAATAGGAATGAGAGGGGTATTTTACCGTAACTTCGAAAACCTAAAACTTTCAGTATATGCTAAAGATGATGTAGAACGTAAAAATCCACTTTACCAAAATGGTAATGGTTCTGGTAACAAAAACTTCTACAATAACACAAGTAAAAAATACACATCATTAACTATGACAAACTGGAAAGGTGTTGATAATAATGGTAACCCTCTTCCAGATGGAGAATACCAATATGTAGTTTCTTATAGTGCAGCAGTAAGTGGTGCAGATATGCAAGAGACAACATTCAATGTAGTAATTGATAGAAAAGCTCCAAAAATCACAGGTGCTAACGGTGGTTACTACGATGAAGCAACTCGTAAATTCACACCATATCCAGTACTAGAAGATGGAAGTGGAGTATTCTACAAAAAATTAAGCTATGGTAAAAATACTATTGCAGCAAATGAAGACGGAAGTTACACAATTCCAGAAGGCGTAGAATTAAAAGATCTTACTTTTGAAGTAAAAGACTTCGCAGATAACAAAGATAGCATTAATTTATCAAATGTTGAAGGTAATGGTAAAGGAAGTCTAGAAGTAGAAGTTAAGAAAGGTGATGGAACTGGAAACAATTCACGTCGCTTACGTTACAAAATCACTAATGAAAAAGGTGAAATCGTAGGGGAAGACTTCTCTAGAAATAAACGTACATACCAGGCATTACCGTTTGGTAAATACACTGTTGAAGTAGTTATGGTTGATGGAGAGTACAAACTACTTACACCATCAAAAGTTGACTTTGAAATAACTAAAGATAAACCAACAAAAGAAGTTGAATTTAGAGTAGATGAAATTAGCAGAAATGCTACAGAAATCAGCTTTGACAAACAAGTTCCAGCAGGAACAAAAGTTTACGCAGTAGCTCAAGACGGTACTAAAGTATCACTTCCAAGAAGTTTATACGGAAAAAATGCCTTCCAGAAAAACTTAGAAAATGGAACATACACAATTCAAATAGTAACACCTGAAGGATATATTCCGGCAGAAAACAATTTTGAATTAGTAGTAAAAGATGGTCATAATAAGAAACAAGTTGTTCTAAATGTTGCAGAAAAAGTAGCAAGTGTAGGAAGTACTGAGAACTCTAAAGCACAAGGTACAGTAGATTTCACTGAGAAAAAACTTTATAATAATTACAAACTTGTCGTAACAGAACCAACTGCAGAAGAGAAAACAAATATCCAAAAACAATTAACAGAAGGTAATGTAGACTTAAGAAAATATGATGTTGAATACTTTAACATTCATATTGTAGATGAAACAGGAAAAGAAGTTAAAGTTCCTGGTGATAGAAGTGTAACTTTAGATTTAGCAAAAGCTCCAGAAAGATTCTTCCATGAAAAAGATGGAAAATTAACAGCTGTAAGCAGTGT
This is a stretch of genomic DNA from Gemella haemolysans. It encodes these proteins:
- a CDS encoding S8 family serine peptidase, encoding MKLAKKTAVSVLSAALLLGNISTFNYGVSSKITLAQEEKKDELSNVSKSEEHKFQNDDKVKVIVKLKGDVDPNKLKTKEGIKEVTESTKAPREKALKDIKDKGIDYEKLFEYDTLMNGFALETTFSNAKKIQELDFVDTVEMSVSYNKPENVASEEEKKDSTEANDFSKALDSYNLINIQPLWNKGYRGQGKVVAVLDSGLDPNHPVLRLSDNSKSKYKSKDKIEKIKKEAGIDYGKWYSEKLPFAFNYNDWNNDIKQSAYKSHGMHVAGTAVGNPKEKFTNGDYVTGIAPEAQLIFMRVFSDTKNAGTESYIYTKAIEDAIKLGADTINLSLGSPAGSVVEVGDGLVRAMDVAKKAGVNIVAAAGNNAFFASGQTNPSAANPDYGTVGRPSVSEDAISVANISNSVLNREIANIEQLKDNADFDNGKMPIFSYTKQFEKKAYDYVYVGVGKAENYADKDLTGKIALIQRGGNSFEEKVKLAKQYGAAGAVIYFNEGDTIYNLTLNGQDKDFPVVTTYYKFGNELSTHEGEYKITFNGTWDKQDNPKKSEFDESTGWGMSVDGYLKPDVTAPGGDILSSYNDGRYGLDSGTSMASPHVAGAITLVKQVLSERFPNLSAEEIQGLAKRLIMSTANPQVYSDGYTTAYRSPRLQGAGLIDANKAAYGDLYVTGENNYGSVSLGNVGDKFTFKLVLHNLSDKAQNLQYAAHLTTDNYYGEDAGADWSGRLTMTPKKLVTTDWATVEVPAKGEKEVEITVDATNFKEELEKVFTNGYYLEGFVTFYDEESALKASIPFVGFKGQFQNLPVLEKPIYSMKNGEKPTYEYGYTSNPNNWDSLTEMNFTGMLTTYKEDKKDKRTLAGAYVNPVTGERFFTDKIFFSPNGDENYDEIGMRGVFYRNFENLKLSVYAKDDVERKNPLYQNGNGSGNKNFYNNTSKKYTSLTMTNWKGVDNNGNPLPDGEYQYVVSYSAAVSGADMQETTFNVVIDRKAPKITGANGGYYDEATRKFTPYPVLEDGSGVFYKKLSYGKNTIAANEDGSYTIPEGVELKDLTFEVKDFADNKDSINLSNVEGNGKGSLEVEVKKGDGTGNNSRRLRYKITNEKGEIVGEDFSRNKRTYQALPFGKYTVEVVMVDGEYKLLTPSKVDFEITKDKPTKEVEFRVDEISRNATEISFDKQVPAGTKVYAVAQDGTKVSLPRSLYGKNAFQKNLENGTYTIQIVTPEGYIPAENNFELVVKDGHNKKQVVLNVAEKVASVGSTENSKAQGTVDFTEKKLYNNYKLVVTEPTAEEKTNIQKQLTEGNVDLRKYDVEYFNIHIVDETGKEVKVPGDRSVTLDLAKAPERFFHEKDGKLTAVSSVNYADGKLTFTTDSFSNFVALTPKNAPVEKKAEVNKAELQKAIEADKALDETKEYKNATIEAKDAYNKALEAAKKVLENENATQEEVNSTVATLNAAKVTLANSQQQEVKKEVDKAKLIEKLKETEKLQTEVKFKNAGQDKKDNFVNAIKEATVVLDNKDATVEEVKVVLEKLQQAENALDGKEVEAPKPAVEAPKEAPKPAAEEPKKEEPKPMTETPKKEEGNKPQPEGPKVDKKKLNEQLGHLAEVKEKDSFESASAEDKKAYLDAVQKAQELLASATATQEEVDKALETLKEAEKKVYKKSIKDILGGFVGKETKKENTFNVDEDFGKVSKSNSLLAKTGLDNNATAYAGIAVLVLAGLTVYVKRRRQK